The Alnus glutinosa chromosome 7, dhAlnGlut1.1, whole genome shotgun sequence genome includes a region encoding these proteins:
- the LOC133873559 gene encoding probable inactive leucine-rich repeat receptor-like protein kinase At3g03770 translates to MAKIYHHSLLLVLFILLPFIKHSEQLQSSQAQTLLRIQRLLNFPVFLSSWSNNTDFCNTEPKSSLTLVCYEESITQLHMIGNRGAPLLPRNFSFESFVTTLVKLPDLKVLTLVSLGLWGTLPGKIARLSSIEILNVSSNYLYGSIPQELSSLTSLQTLILDDNMFSGRLPDWLSSLQILTVLSLKKNLFNGSLPGSLSNLENLRVLALSHNHFYGAVPDLERLTNLQVLDLEDNAFGPQFPQLGKKLLTLVLSKNRFRSGIPAEVSSYYQLQRLDVSFNTFVGPFPTSLLSLPSITYLNIAGNRFTGMLFENLSCNAELEFVDLSSNLLTGTLPSCLLTDSKERVVLYARNCLDNGNKNQHPFSFCRNEALAVGIPPHQKKRKEASKGVLALSIIGGVVGGIALLGLILLIVRRVNGKRATMVKKPPTRLIAENAASGYTSKILSDGRYISQTMKLGAVGLPGYRTFSLEEIEEATNNFHTSAFMGEGSHGQMYRGRLKDGSIVAVRCLKIKKSHSTQNFMHHIELISKLRHRHLVSALGHCFECYLDDSSVSRMFLVFEYVPNGTLRSWISEGHSRPRLTWTQRIAAAIGVAKGIQFLHTGIVPGIYSNNLKITDILLDQYLVAKISSYYLPLIADEMGKVGHGISRSGSKDPVLNARVKHEEKVDVYDFGMILLEIILGRQLKSRNEVGILKDRLQGCIAADEAARRSMVDPAVHKACLDQSLRTMMEICVRCLLKDPADRPSVEDVLWNLQFAAQVQDAWCGDSQSSDGSPVLALQSRKVTFH, encoded by the exons ATGGCCAAAATATATCACCATTCTTTGCTTTTAGTTCTGTTTATCCTATTGCCTTTTATTAAGCACTCAGAGCAGCTGCAATCCTCCCAGGCTCAGACCCTTTTAAGGATTCAGCGACTTCTAAACTTTCCAGTGTTTTTAAGCAGCTGGAGTAACAATACAGATTTCTGCAACACTGAACCAAAGTCATCTTTAACTCTTGTATGCTATGAAGAAAGCATAACCCAGCTGCATATGATTGGCAACAGGGGAGCTCCACTTTTACCTCGGAACTTTTCGTTCGAATCCTTTGTAACAACACTAGTTAAGCTTCCTGACCTGAAAGTCCTCACATTGGTTTCTCTCGGTTTATGGGGCACTTTACCAGGGAAAATTGCACGTTTATCATCTATAGAAATACTCAATGTGAGTTCTAATTACCTATATGGTTCCATCCCTCAAGAGCTTTCATCCCTAACAAGCCTCCAGACGCTCATATTGGATGACAATATGTTTTCTGGTCGACTACCAGATTGGCTGAGTTCACTCCAAATTTTGACTGTTTTaagtttgaagaaaaatttgttcAACGGATCTTTGCCAGGTAGCTTGAGTAATTTGGAAAATCTTAGAGTTCTTGCACTTTCACACAACCACTTTTATGGAGCAGTGCCTGATTTAGAACGTTTGACAAACCTTCAAGTGCTTGACTTGGAAGATAATGCTTTTGGGCCACAGTTCCCTCAACTTGGCAAAAAATTGCTTACCCTTGTCCTGAGTAAGAACAGGTTTAGGTCTGGCATACCTGCTGAAGTGAGCTCCTATTATCAGCTTCAACGGCTGGATGTATCTTTCAATACATTTGTGGGACCGTTCCCAACATCACTGTTATCCCTGCCTTCTATTACTTATCTGAACATTGCAGGGAATAGATTCACGGGAATGCTTTTTGAAAATCTGTCCTGCAATGCAGAGCTTGAATTTGtggatttgtcctcaaatctTTTGACTGGAACCTTACCTAGCTGTCTACTGACAGATTCTAAGGAACGGGTTGTCCTTTATGCTAGGAATTGTTTGGACAATggaaataaaaatcaacatccATTTTCATTTTGCCGGAATGAAGCCTTAGCTGTGGGAATTCCTCCGCATCAAAAGAAACGGAAAGAAGCTTCTAAAGGAGTTCTTGCCTTGAGTATAATTGGAGGGGTTGTTGGAGGAATTGCACTTCTTGGACTGATTTTATTGATTGTTAGAAGAGTAAATGGCAAGAGAGCAACTATGGTAAAGAAACCTCCCACAAGATTAATAGCAGAGAATGCAGCATCTGGGTACACCTCAAAGATACTTTCTGATGGAA GGTATATATCTCAAACGATGAAGCTTGGAGCAGTTGGCCTTCCAGGTTATCGAACCTTTTCATTGGAAGAGATTGAGGAGGCTACGAACAACTTCCACACATCGGCCTTTATGGGTGAAGGGTCTCATGGACAG ATGTACAGAGGCAGGCTAAAAGATGGTTCTATTGTAGCTGTTAGatgcttaaaaataaaaaaaagccacAGCACTCAAAACTTTATGCACCATATAGAGCTGATATCAAAACTCAGACATCGCCACTTGGTCAGTGCTCTGGGACACTGCTTTGAGTGTTACTTGGATGATTCAAGTGTTAGCAGAATGTTTCTTGTATTTGAGTACGTACCAAATGGCACACTGAGGAGCTGGATCTCTG AGGGACATTCTAGACCGCGTCTTACTTGGACACAACGCATAGCAGCTGCAATAGGAGTGGCAAAGGGCATCCAATTTTTGCATACAGGGATTGTGCCTGGTATATATTCCAACAATCTTAAAATAACAGATATTTTATTGGATCAGTACCTTGTTGCAAAAATCAGCAGTTACTATCTGCCTTTAATAGCTGATGAAATGGGAAAG GTTGGTCATGGAATTTCCCGTAGTGGATCCAAAGATCCTGTTCTTAATGCAAG GGttaaacatgaagaaaaggTTGATGTTTATGACTTCGGAATGATATTGCTAGAAATCATTCTGGGGAGACAATTAAAATCCAGGAATGAAGTGGGCATTCTAAAAGATCGG TTACAAGGATGCATTGCAGCTGATGAAGCAGCTCGGAGGAGCATGGTTGATCCAGCAGTGCACAAGGCTTGCTTGGATCAATCGTTAAGAACAATGATGGAGATTTGTGTTAGGTGTCTACTTAAAGACCCTGCAGATAGACCATCTGTTGAGGATGTGCTCTGGAACTTGCAGTTTGCAGCTCAAGTTCAGGATGCCTGGTGCGGAGACTCTCAGAGCAGCGACGGGTCTCCAGTCTTGGCTTTACAATCTCGAAAAGTCACCTTTCATTAG